The following coding sequences are from one Pseudonocardia sp. EC080619-01 window:
- a CDS encoding transglycosylase domain-containing protein, translating to MPGAGAPAEPPAPRTGRRRRPEPETTPGDDAGPVTPAGSGPPGDDRVPHDRDEPDHRRDGDDATALVAADVLPGAPRRRRRAEPAGPLEKALAVVGPRVDTVRRRLGILDSEQRAALTPEERRTRRRTQVRWSLIGTAASVVLLPLLVLGIGWLVFPIPTTDEAVQNQIATVSYADGGQLARLVPEQGNRIKVGMDAIPPHVREAVLAAEDRSFYSNPGFDITGILRAALNQVLGGAGGGSTITQQYVKNTLVGNDATYWRKYKELIVSLKVSGQKSKDEILNDYLNAIYFGRGAYGIESASLAYYGKPAAQLTPSEGALLAGIIQSPSNWDPENSREKAESRWNFVLDGMAQQGWISRADRQAAVFPETIPAENTSRSSSLTDERGHVLNAVRSELGSLGISEQAFAQGGLQVTTTIDPQRQQQLTDAVRARMEGQPEVLRSGAVAIDPRTGGIVGYYGGANGAGLDYAQVMKQPGSTFKPFAVLAGLLEDPPVGLGTQFDGSERPGLRNADGANCPRCDLKQAMTISNNVVFTKLAGEVGPQKVADAARLAGITAPLENPDARLPLGNKEVTPVQLASAYATIAAGGVWHAPHLVSRVVDSDGRVLYEYSPGEGEQRFPEQVARNVSEAMMDVVSNDDLTLPGGQQAAAKTGTVQSRFEGQNNDAWFAGFTPELATSVWVGTDRNDPIQDATGAPISGKDLPGSMWQEFMASAVRSTEVVDFPTFRALGDEPSELAPNEPTATPTPAPTSSSAPPSPTPEPQEQAPPPPVQEAPPPEPTSTPEQTVDPLFGSDGDSRPGEDAGQDGEPTFG from the coding sequence GTGCCCGGCGCGGGCGCCCCGGCCGAGCCTCCCGCCCCGCGCACCGGACGCCGCCGCCGTCCCGAGCCCGAGACCACCCCCGGCGACGACGCCGGCCCCGTCACCCCGGCCGGGTCCGGACCGCCCGGCGACGACCGGGTTCCGCACGACCGGGACGAGCCGGACCACCGGCGCGACGGGGACGACGCGACGGCGCTCGTCGCCGCCGACGTACTCCCCGGCGCGCCGCGCCGCCGTCGCCGCGCCGAACCGGCCGGACCGCTGGAGAAGGCGCTCGCGGTCGTCGGGCCGCGGGTCGACACCGTGCGCCGCCGGCTCGGCATCCTCGACTCCGAGCAGCGCGCCGCGCTCACCCCGGAGGAGCGCCGCACCCGCCGCCGCACGCAGGTCCGCTGGTCGCTGATCGGCACCGCCGCGTCGGTCGTGCTGCTCCCGCTGCTGGTGCTGGGGATCGGCTGGCTGGTCTTCCCGATCCCCACCACCGACGAGGCCGTCCAGAACCAGATCGCGACCGTGTCCTACGCCGACGGCGGCCAGCTCGCCCGGCTGGTCCCCGAGCAGGGCAACCGGATCAAGGTCGGGATGGACGCGATCCCGCCGCACGTCCGGGAGGCCGTGCTCGCCGCGGAGGACCGGAGCTTCTACTCGAACCCCGGGTTCGACATCACCGGCATCCTGCGGGCGGCGCTCAACCAGGTCCTCGGCGGTGCGGGCGGCGGATCGACGATCACCCAGCAGTACGTCAAGAACACGCTGGTCGGCAACGACGCGACGTACTGGCGGAAGTACAAGGAACTGATCGTCTCGCTGAAGGTGTCCGGGCAGAAGTCGAAGGACGAGATCCTCAACGACTACCTGAACGCGATCTACTTCGGACGCGGCGCGTACGGCATCGAGTCCGCCAGCCTCGCCTACTACGGCAAGCCCGCCGCCCAGCTGACCCCCAGCGAGGGCGCGCTGCTCGCCGGGATCATCCAGTCGCCGTCGAACTGGGACCCGGAGAACTCCCGGGAGAAGGCGGAGTCGCGCTGGAACTTCGTGCTCGACGGCATGGCCCAGCAGGGCTGGATCTCCCGGGCCGACCGGCAGGCGGCCGTCTTCCCGGAGACGATCCCGGCGGAGAACACGTCGCGCTCGTCGTCGCTGACCGACGAGCGCGGGCACGTCCTCAACGCCGTCCGCTCCGAGCTGGGCTCGCTGGGCATCTCCGAGCAGGCGTTCGCACAGGGCGGCCTGCAGGTCACGACGACGATCGACCCGCAACGCCAGCAGCAGCTCACCGACGCGGTCCGCGCCCGGATGGAGGGCCAGCCCGAGGTGCTGCGGTCCGGCGCGGTCGCGATCGACCCGCGCACCGGCGGCATCGTCGGCTACTACGGTGGCGCCAACGGCGCCGGTCTCGACTACGCCCAGGTCATGAAGCAGCCGGGCTCGACGTTCAAGCCGTTCGCGGTGCTCGCCGGGCTGCTGGAGGACCCGCCGGTCGGCCTCGGCACCCAGTTCGACGGCTCCGAGCGACCGGGCCTGCGCAACGCCGACGGGGCGAACTGCCCGCGCTGCGACCTCAAGCAGGCCATGACGATCTCCAACAACGTCGTCTTCACCAAGCTCGCCGGTGAGGTCGGCCCGCAGAAGGTCGCCGACGCGGCCCGGCTCGCCGGGATCACCGCCCCCCTGGAGAACCCGGACGCCCGGCTGCCGCTCGGCAACAAGGAGGTGACCCCGGTCCAGCTGGCGTCGGCGTACGCGACGATCGCCGCCGGCGGGGTCTGGCACGCGCCGCACCTGGTGTCGCGGGTCGTCGACTCCGACGGCCGCGTCCTCTACGAGTACTCCCCCGGCGAGGGCGAGCAGCGCTTCCCCGAGCAGGTCGCCCGCAACGTCTCCGAGGCCATGATGGACGTCGTCTCCAACGACGACCTCACGCTGCCGGGCGGCCAGCAGGCGGCCGCGAAGACGGGGACCGTCCAGTCCCGCTTCGAGGGCCAGAACAACGACGCCTGGTTCGCCGGCTTCACCCCCGAGCTCGCCACGTCGGTCTGGGTCGGGACGGACCGCAACGACCCGATCCAGGACGCCACCGGCGCACCGATCAGCGGCAAGGACCTGCCCGGCTCGATGTGGCAGGAGTTCATGGCGAGCGCGGTGCGCAGCACCGAGGTCGTCGACTTCCCGACCTTCCGCGCTCTCGGCGACGAGCCGTCGGAGCTGGCCCCGAACGAGCCGACCGCCACCCCGACGCCCGCACCGACCAGCAGCAGCGCGCCGCCGTCGCCGACTCCGGAGCCGCAGGAGCAGGCGCCGCCGCCACCGGTCCAGGAGGCGCCGCCCCCGGAGCCGACCAGCACCCCGGAGCAGACGGTGGACCCGCTGTTCGGGTCCGACGGCGACAGCCGTCCCGGCGAGGACGCCGGCCAGGACGGCGAACCCACCTTCGGCTGA
- a CDS encoding nuclear transport factor 2 family protein: protein MTDTAARFRSAIEAGDPDTAVDLCTDDVEFRSPVVHRPYRGRAPLRAVLGAVVTVFEGFHYVGEFAGEDGHVLEFAATVGDREVQGVDLLRFDDDGRVRELTVLVRPLSAAEALRDRMGPLLGG, encoded by the coding sequence ATGACCGACACCGCCGCCCGGTTCCGGTCCGCGATCGAGGCCGGTGACCCGGACACCGCCGTGGACCTGTGCACCGACGACGTCGAGTTCCGCTCCCCCGTCGTCCACCGTCCCTACCGGGGTCGCGCGCCGCTGCGCGCCGTCCTCGGCGCGGTCGTCACGGTGTTCGAGGGCTTCCACTACGTCGGGGAGTTCGCCGGCGAGGACGGGCACGTCCTCGAGTTCGCCGCGACCGTGGGCGACCGCGAGGTGCAGGGCGTCGATCTCCTCCGGTTCGACGACGACGGCCGCGTCCGGGAGCTCACCGTCCTGGTCCGGCCGCTGTCCGCCGCCGAGGCGCTGCGTGACCGGATGGGCCCGCTCCTCGGCGGGTGA
- a CDS encoding LLM class flavin-dependent oxidoreductase: MVPLSVLDLVPVSDGSSATDALAHSTRLVQRAEELGFTRYWVAEHHAMPGIASSSPPVLIAHLAGATERIRVGSGGVMLPNHRPLVVAEQFGTLEALHPDRIDLGLGRAPGTDPATAAALRGIDAAQLNAPDDFPDQLVELASYFRGDADVLAVPAKGNAPSLWLLGSSGYSAKVAGMLGLPFAFAHHFSARNTMPALELYREHFRPSAMLSEPYSMIAASVFCAPTGDAARELALPSALQFLHLRLGDPRELPGPEEVAAFEWTDAARAFVEQRQADQIIGDPATVRAGVEELVSRTGVDELMVTTATYRGEDRLRSYELLADAVGVPGATTAA; the protein is encoded by the coding sequence GTGGTCCCCCTCTCCGTGCTCGATCTCGTCCCCGTGTCCGACGGCTCGTCCGCCACCGACGCGCTGGCCCACAGCACCCGGCTGGTGCAGCGTGCCGAGGAGCTCGGCTTCACGCGCTACTGGGTGGCCGAGCACCACGCGATGCCGGGGATCGCGAGCTCGTCGCCACCGGTCCTGATCGCGCACCTGGCCGGGGCGACCGAGCGGATCCGGGTCGGCTCGGGCGGGGTGATGCTGCCCAACCACCGGCCCCTCGTCGTCGCCGAGCAGTTCGGGACGCTGGAGGCGCTGCACCCGGACCGCATCGACCTCGGTCTCGGGCGCGCGCCGGGCACCGACCCGGCGACGGCCGCGGCGCTGCGCGGGATCGACGCCGCGCAGCTGAACGCCCCCGACGACTTCCCCGACCAGCTCGTCGAGCTGGCCTCGTACTTCCGGGGCGACGCCGACGTGCTCGCGGTGCCCGCGAAGGGCAACGCGCCGTCGCTGTGGCTGCTCGGCTCCTCCGGCTACTCGGCGAAGGTCGCGGGCATGCTGGGGCTGCCGTTCGCGTTCGCGCACCACTTCTCGGCCCGCAACACGATGCCGGCACTCGAGCTGTACCGGGAGCACTTCCGGCCCTCGGCGATGCTGTCCGAGCCGTACTCGATGATCGCCGCATCGGTGTTCTGCGCCCCGACCGGCGACGCCGCCCGCGAGCTCGCCCTGCCCTCCGCGCTGCAGTTCCTGCACCTGCGGCTCGGTGACCCGCGCGAGCTGCCCGGCCCCGAGGAGGTCGCCGCCTTCGAGTGGACGGACGCGGCGCGCGCGTTCGTCGAGCAGCGGCAGGCCGACCAGATCATCGGGGATCCGGCGACGGTGCGGGCCGGGGTCGAGGAGCTGGTGTCGCGCACCGGCGTCGACGAGCTGATGGTGACGACGGCGACCTACCGCGGCGAGGACCGGCTGCGGTCCTACGAACTGCTGGCCGACGCCGTCGGCGTGCCGGGGGCCACGACCGCGGCGTGA